The proteins below come from a single Nocardiopsis gilva YIM 90087 genomic window:
- a CDS encoding transglycosylase domain-containing protein, with translation MDGIEPQDSTPNARTDNVDESDDNVDVGADQPGASDRDETGAASPEADAEVSDEDHSEGATETTASGSAGEPDVEDTSESFGWFDPSSDSDRNPGDDGDETDDSSSSSVFKDSGSFFRDRVARTLAEQGYSLDADGRIGESDGSAASMSGADDDADADAERAGADADSTDSPDSTNSTASTASTDSTGNAVDEANEADKADGTDDTIVTAATAGGATSAVADVDDIDDSPASPASSSSPSFSVDDEAFDVDEKAENDSVWDPEGTAAFTPVFDDDDDDVEAAAAMASSAPAVGSEPSPASHDADGSKEPTASVDEDDSASASGESYGSDPEKTESDVTAPVAAAGLGAAAAGAAGAAAASSAPPPGSGTPTPDTTNDTQAAGTTATFDIPGASGGGADPADDGPPAAAAAGGIATSTTTKKAKKKVAKKGGGKPKKPLWLRLTVGTLIGVGLCMLLGVIGFGVAYATIPVPDGTKAAATEQGSTFYYADGETEFAYRGTDREPLKYDEIPEVVQDAAISAEDRGFWTEPGVSVTGTLRAVWSTVTGQQVQGGSTITQQMVRGYYDGVSKDKTITRKVKEIVISLKVDQSKDKKWVMEQYLNTIYFGRQAYGIQAAAQAYFHKDVGELNASEAAFLAAAIQQPSLFGQADEDYTPSMESRWQYVINGMVELNSEDPETGITQAEADKAEFPTPDEQTPQSDLSGYKGYMFQQAMRELEKLGYNEDLINRGGYKIVTTFDEDLMKKAKEAVESTSGMDSLPDDVRAGMASIEPSTGEVKSFYGGKDFIQNQYDSAFSGSAQSGSAFKPYTLAAALQEGYSVDSVVDGSSPMSVPGGSISNAGGHSYGPLTLAQATAKSSNTAYARLNKQVGGDKTAAAAEAAGIPASRMTKEQRAAASFPLGISSLRPMDQANGFATFANGGEYIEAHVVREIVNKEGENERPEVKRNQAFPEHVANDVTYALETVVNGGTGSNAALGRPAAGKTGTTDNNVATWFVGYTPQLATAMTVYSTDNKPVVVPGWGVVQGGSLSASVWQKFMTQAMEGKDIESFPGRSGDGTIENWAPNVPEPEPDTPQQNQGQQEPEPQPQLPPDNGAGGGNGNGGGDGTGDGGGGTPPPSGGDGTGGGQEPDPGGDGSGDVPGGGGNEGGDFPQPGGGGGTVGPG, from the coding sequence ATGGACGGTATCGAACCCCAGGACTCAACGCCCAACGCACGCACGGACAACGTGGACGAAAGCGACGACAATGTTGACGTCGGCGCCGACCAGCCTGGGGCCTCCGATCGCGATGAGACCGGCGCTGCCTCTCCGGAGGCGGATGCCGAGGTGAGCGACGAGGACCACTCCGAAGGGGCGACCGAAACCACGGCGTCTGGCTCGGCGGGAGAGCCCGACGTTGAAGACACGTCCGAGAGCTTCGGCTGGTTCGACCCGTCCAGTGACAGTGACCGGAACCCCGGGGACGATGGCGACGAGACGGACGATTCCTCCTCGTCCAGTGTGTTCAAGGACAGCGGAAGCTTCTTCCGCGACCGCGTCGCGCGCACCCTTGCTGAACAGGGCTACAGCCTCGACGCGGACGGCCGGATCGGTGAGAGTGACGGGTCCGCCGCGTCGATGTCCGGAGCAGACGACGACGCCGACGCCGACGCGGAACGGGCTGGGGCCGACGCCGACAGCACCGACAGCCCAGACAGCACAAATAGCACCGCCAGTACCGCCAGTACCGACAGCACCGGCAACGCAGTCGACGAGGCCAACGAGGCCGACAAGGCAGACGGCACCGACGACACCATCGTCACGGCCGCGACGGCCGGTGGTGCCACCTCTGCTGTTGCCGACGTCGACGACATCGACGATTCCCCTGCTTCCCCTGCTTCCTCTTCTTCCCCTTCCTTCTCGGTAGACGACGAAGCCTTCGACGTCGACGAGAAGGCCGAGAACGACTCCGTCTGGGACCCGGAGGGCACAGCGGCTTTCACGCCAGTGTTCGACGACGACGATGACGACGTGGAGGCTGCCGCGGCGATGGCGTCCTCCGCGCCCGCCGTCGGCTCCGAGCCGTCCCCCGCATCCCATGACGCCGATGGCTCCAAGGAGCCCACCGCATCCGTCGATGAGGATGACTCCGCCTCAGCATCGGGCGAGTCCTATGGCTCGGACCCTGAGAAGACGGAATCCGACGTCACCGCTCCCGTCGCCGCTGCGGGGCTCGGCGCTGCGGCAGCGGGCGCGGCGGGTGCCGCAGCGGCGTCGTCCGCTCCCCCTCCCGGCTCTGGCACCCCCACCCCCGACACGACGAACGACACGCAGGCGGCGGGAACGACCGCTACCTTCGACATCCCCGGTGCGTCCGGCGGTGGCGCCGACCCCGCCGACGATGGCCCCCCGGCCGCGGCCGCCGCCGGCGGGATCGCGACCTCGACCACGACCAAGAAGGCCAAGAAGAAGGTCGCGAAGAAGGGCGGCGGCAAACCGAAGAAGCCGCTGTGGCTGCGCCTCACCGTGGGCACCCTGATCGGCGTCGGCCTCTGCATGCTGCTCGGGGTGATCGGCTTCGGCGTCGCCTACGCGACCATCCCGGTCCCCGACGGCACTAAGGCCGCCGCCACCGAACAGGGATCCACCTTCTACTACGCCGATGGCGAGACCGAGTTCGCCTACCGGGGCACGGACCGCGAGCCGCTGAAGTACGACGAGATCCCCGAAGTGGTTCAGGACGCGGCCATCTCCGCCGAGGACCGGGGGTTCTGGACGGAGCCGGGCGTCTCGGTCACCGGAACGCTGCGCGCCGTGTGGTCGACGGTCACCGGCCAGCAGGTCCAGGGCGGTTCCACCATCACCCAGCAGATGGTCCGGGGCTACTACGACGGTGTGAGCAAGGACAAGACGATCACCCGAAAGGTCAAGGAGATCGTCATCTCGCTCAAGGTCGACCAGTCCAAGGACAAGAAGTGGGTGATGGAGCAGTACCTCAACACCATCTACTTCGGTCGCCAGGCCTACGGCATCCAGGCCGCCGCCCAGGCGTACTTCCACAAGGATGTCGGTGAGCTGAACGCGTCGGAGGCGGCGTTCCTGGCCGCCGCCATCCAGCAGCCCAGCCTGTTCGGCCAGGCCGACGAGGACTACACGCCGAGCATGGAGTCCCGCTGGCAGTACGTGATCAACGGCATGGTCGAGCTGAACAGCGAGGACCCCGAGACCGGCATCACCCAGGCCGAGGCCGACAAGGCGGAGTTCCCCACGCCGGACGAGCAGACGCCGCAGAGCGACCTTAGCGGTTACAAGGGCTACATGTTCCAGCAGGCCATGCGGGAACTGGAGAAGCTCGGCTACAACGAGGACCTCATCAACCGCGGCGGCTACAAGATCGTCACGACGTTCGACGAAGACCTCATGAAGAAGGCGAAGGAGGCCGTGGAGTCCACCTCGGGCATGGACTCCCTCCCCGACGACGTGCGTGCCGGCATGGCCTCGATCGAGCCGTCGACCGGTGAGGTCAAGTCGTTCTACGGCGGTAAGGACTTCATCCAGAACCAGTACGACAGCGCGTTCAGCGGTAGCGCGCAGTCCGGTTCCGCCTTCAAGCCCTACACGCTGGCGGCGGCGCTCCAGGAGGGCTACAGCGTCGACAGCGTGGTGGACGGGAGCTCGCCGATGTCGGTCCCCGGCGGGTCGATCAGCAACGCCGGTGGCCACAGCTACGGGCCGCTGACCCTGGCCCAGGCCACGGCGAAGTCGAGCAACACCGCCTACGCCCGGCTGAACAAGCAGGTCGGTGGGGACAAGACGGCGGCCGCGGCAGAGGCTGCCGGCATTCCCGCCAGCAGGATGACCAAGGAGCAGAGGGCAGCCGCCTCGTTCCCCCTGGGTATCTCCAGCCTGCGTCCCATGGACCAGGCGAACGGCTTCGCGACGTTCGCCAACGGCGGGGAGTACATCGAGGCGCATGTCGTCCGCGAGATCGTCAACAAGGAGGGCGAGAACGAGCGCCCGGAGGTCAAGCGGAATCAGGCGTTCCCGGAGCACGTCGCCAACGACGTCACCTACGCGCTGGAGACGGTTGTCAACGGCGGTACCGGCAGCAACGCCGCGCTGGGCCGCCCGGCGGCCGGCAAGACCGGTACGACCGACAACAACGTGGCCACGTGGTTCGTGGGGTACACGCCGCAGCTCGCCACGGCGATGACGGTCTACAGCACGGACAACAAACCCGTTGTCGTTCCCGGCTGGGGCGTGGTCCAGGGTGGTTCGCTCTCCGCGTCCGTCTGGCAGAAGTTCATGACCCAGGCCATGGAGGGCAAGGACATCGAGTCCTTCCCCGGGCGCAGCGGTGACGGCACCATCGAGAACTGGGCGCCCAACGTCCCCGAGCCGGAGCCGGACACCCCGCAGCAGAACCAGGGACAGCAGGAGCCTGAGCCGCAGCCGCAGCTCCCGCCGGACAACGGCGCGGGTGGCGGAAACGGCAACGGTGGCGGCGACGGTACCGGTGACGGAGGCGGTGGCACGCCCCCGCCCTCCGGAGGAGACGGCACCGGCGGCGGGCAGGAGCCCGACCCGGGCGGCGACGGCAGCGGTGACGTCCCTGGCGGTGGCGGCAACGAGGGCGGCGATTTCCCGCAGCCGGGCGGCGGCGGAGGAACCGTGGGACCCGGTTGA
- a CDS encoding GNAT family N-acetyltransferase — protein MNYMIELGTAHTAELDASVLAAARALLDEVFEGDLTDHDWEHCLGGVHALLWEGTDLIGHASVVQRRLLHHGRALRAGYVEGVGVRADRRRCGHGATMMDTLERVIGGAYELGALSATDAGAAFYAGRGWRRWLGPTSALTPSGIVRTAQEDDGVYVLPLSVPLDLSGELTCDWRDGDLW, from the coding sequence ATGAACTACATGATCGAGCTAGGCACCGCCCACACCGCCGAGCTGGACGCATCTGTCCTCGCTGCTGCGCGGGCCCTCTTGGATGAGGTATTCGAGGGCGACCTGACCGACCACGACTGGGAACACTGCCTGGGTGGGGTCCACGCCCTCCTCTGGGAGGGAACCGATCTGATCGGGCATGCGTCCGTGGTTCAGCGCCGACTGCTCCACCACGGGCGGGCGCTCCGTGCGGGGTACGTCGAGGGTGTCGGGGTGCGCGCGGACCGGCGTCGGTGTGGCCATGGGGCGACGATGATGGACACACTGGAACGCGTGATAGGCGGAGCGTACGAGCTGGGGGCGCTGAGCGCTACCGATGCGGGCGCGGCGTTCTACGCGGGACGTGGCTGGAGGCGGTGGCTGGGGCCGACATCAGCGCTTACTCCCTCCGGTATCGTGCGCACCGCGCAGGAGGACGACGGCGTCTACGTCTTGCCTCTGTCAGTCCCGCTTGACCTCTCCGGGGAACTGACCTGCGACTGGCGCGATGGTGACCTTTGGTAG
- a CDS encoding glycoside hydrolase family 15 protein, which produces MSDASPGLPAVPGVLDAADIARSAGYLLATQTPEGAIPWFPGGHLDVWDHVECAMALSVTGHVEAARRAYSWLAGVQDADGSWPAKLRHGEVVNPIREANHAAYPAVGVWHHLLITGDEAFAEEMWPVVRGGIEFVLGLRTGRGEIQWARDPGGQPGDHALLTACASIHQALRCAAALGDRLGRPQPDWELAAAHLGHLVAEHESVFADRSRYSMDWYYPILGGAVRGAAAKERLNERWDTFVVPGLGIRCVSDEPWVTGAETSELVLALAAMGETELGARLLGDIQHLRDPDDGAYWTGYQFVEDENWPVERSTWTAAAVILAADVLCGATPGARVFTAPELPAETGPVFPESCGCAALVR; this is translated from the coding sequence ATGAGTGATGCCTCGCCCGGGCTACCCGCTGTGCCCGGTGTGCTCGACGCCGCCGACATCGCCCGCTCCGCCGGTTACCTGCTGGCCACCCAGACCCCCGAAGGCGCCATCCCCTGGTTCCCCGGCGGGCACCTGGACGTGTGGGACCACGTCGAGTGCGCCATGGCGCTGTCCGTCACAGGGCACGTCGAGGCCGCTCGCCGCGCCTACAGCTGGCTGGCCGGTGTCCAGGACGCCGACGGCTCCTGGCCGGCCAAGCTCCGCCACGGCGAGGTCGTCAACCCGATCCGCGAGGCCAACCACGCCGCCTACCCGGCGGTGGGTGTCTGGCACCATCTGCTCATCACCGGCGACGAGGCGTTCGCCGAGGAGATGTGGCCGGTGGTCCGCGGCGGCATCGAGTTCGTGCTGGGCCTGCGCACCGGACGCGGCGAGATCCAGTGGGCGCGCGACCCCGGCGGCCAGCCCGGCGACCACGCGCTGCTCACCGCGTGCGCCAGCATCCACCAGGCGCTGCGGTGCGCCGCCGCCCTCGGCGACCGGCTTGGCCGCCCGCAGCCCGACTGGGAACTGGCAGCGGCCCATCTGGGCCACCTCGTCGCCGAGCACGAGTCGGTGTTCGCCGACCGCAGCCGCTACTCGATGGACTGGTACTACCCCATCCTCGGCGGGGCCGTGCGCGGCGCCGCGGCCAAGGAGCGCCTCAACGAGCGCTGGGACACGTTCGTGGTTCCCGGGCTGGGTATCCGGTGTGTGAGCGACGAGCCCTGGGTCACCGGTGCCGAGACCTCCGAGCTGGTGCTGGCGCTGGCGGCGATGGGGGAGACGGAGCTGGGAGCGCGGCTCCTCGGCGACATCCAGCACCTGCGCGACCCGGACGACGGCGCCTACTGGACGGGCTACCAGTTCGTCGAGGACGAGAACTGGCCGGTGGAGCGCAGCACCTGGACGGCCGCCGCGGTGATCCTCGCGGCGGATGTCCTGTGCGGAGCCACGCCGGGCGCCCGGGTGTTCACCGCCCCCGAGCTTCCAGCGGAGACCGGCCCGGTCTTCCCCGAGTCCTGCGGATGCGCGGCGCTGGTGCGGTGA
- a CDS encoding ABC transporter permease, with translation MSTTTASTTKFARDTRTMFVREFAPVLHAPVSLLFTMAQPLLFLFLFGSMLAGTQDFGGDGASWQWFVPGILIMMSLFGPMLAGYNLLVELLGGSMERMLVTPLDRTAMLIGRTLKEMVLLLAQSLLIIGLAAPLGFRVHPVGVLAGLALLVVFGIGLGALSFALAIASQPSGELFYGITQLLLFPLMLLSGVMLPLDFGPSWLQIVGAVNPVAYIVDAERSLFAGQITDVSVLYGIVSACAIAAAGLALGNRSMRRAV, from the coding sequence ATGAGCACGACAACGGCGTCGACCACGAAATTCGCCCGCGACACACGGACCATGTTCGTCCGCGAGTTCGCACCGGTGCTGCACGCGCCGGTGAGCCTGCTCTTCACGATGGCGCAGCCCCTGCTCTTCCTCTTCCTGTTCGGCTCGATGCTGGCGGGAACCCAGGATTTCGGGGGTGACGGAGCATCATGGCAGTGGTTCGTCCCCGGAATCCTGATCATGATGTCCCTGTTCGGTCCAATGCTCGCCGGTTACAACCTGCTGGTCGAGCTACTCGGAGGATCGATGGAGCGCATGCTGGTCACACCGCTGGACCGCACGGCGATGCTGATCGGCCGGACCCTGAAGGAGATGGTGCTCCTGCTGGCCCAGTCGCTCCTGATCATCGGCCTCGCCGCACCGCTGGGCTTCCGGGTTCACCCCGTTGGGGTGCTGGCCGGACTGGCGCTCCTGGTCGTCTTCGGGATCGGACTGGGCGCGCTGTCATTCGCCCTGGCGATCGCGTCCCAGCCGAGTGGTGAGCTGTTCTACGGGATCACCCAGCTCCTCCTGTTTCCCCTGATGCTGTTGTCCGGGGTGATGCTCCCCCTCGACTTCGGGCCGAGCTGGCTGCAGATCGTCGGGGCGGTCAACCCGGTCGCCTACATCGTCGACGCGGAGCGCTCCCTCTTCGCCGGACAGATCACCGACGTATCGGTGCTGTACGGAATCGTGTCGGCCTGCGCGATCGCCGCTGCCGGGCTGGCGCTCGGGAATCGCTCGATGCGACGCGCGGTGTGA
- a CDS encoding ATP-binding cassette domain-containing protein codes for MIHARELTRSFKVKRETVQAVRGLNLDVEPDQLVAFLGPNGAGKSTSLRMLTSLLPPTSGTAIVAGCDVVADPSGVRARIGYVGQKNSAGENFRVRDELVTQGCCYGLTRAAARRRADEVLDLLELAPLAKRTPGTLSGGQRRRVDIAMGLIHRPRLLFLDEPSTGLDPQSRADIWRHILRLREEYDTTPFLTTHYLEEADSMAERVVIIDNGRIIADGTAEKLKSDLAGDLLTITTPDEGEAARARNVATRFAVPDAIKREGTTVRMRVPHAGEVLPDFLRVAEAAGVEIASAETARPTLDDVFLTLTGRSLRESEQEGGDA; via the coding sequence ATGATCCATGCCCGAGAACTGACCCGGAGTTTCAAGGTCAAGCGAGAAACGGTTCAGGCCGTCCGCGGCCTCAACCTCGATGTGGAGCCCGACCAGCTCGTCGCGTTCCTCGGTCCGAACGGCGCTGGTAAGTCGACAAGCCTGCGGATGCTCACCTCGCTCCTGCCGCCGACCTCCGGGACGGCGATCGTCGCGGGCTGCGATGTCGTCGCCGACCCCAGCGGTGTGCGTGCTCGGATCGGCTACGTCGGGCAGAAGAACAGCGCGGGCGAGAACTTCCGGGTCCGCGACGAGTTGGTGACCCAAGGATGCTGCTACGGGCTCACCCGGGCCGCGGCGCGTCGCCGCGCCGACGAGGTTCTCGACCTGCTGGAGCTGGCACCGCTGGCCAAGCGCACCCCCGGAACGCTGTCGGGAGGCCAGCGCCGCCGAGTGGACATCGCGATGGGTCTCATCCACCGGCCCCGGCTGCTGTTCCTCGACGAGCCCTCGACCGGGCTCGATCCGCAGAGTCGGGCCGATATCTGGCGGCACATCCTGCGGCTGCGCGAGGAGTACGACACGACCCCCTTCCTCACCACCCACTACCTGGAGGAGGCCGACAGCATGGCGGAGCGGGTGGTGATCATCGACAACGGACGGATCATCGCCGACGGCACCGCCGAGAAGCTCAAAAGCGACCTGGCGGGCGACCTGCTCACCATCACGACCCCGGACGAAGGCGAGGCGGCGCGGGCGAGGAACGTCGCCACGCGCTTCGCTGTCCCGGACGCGATCAAGAGGGAGGGGACAACCGTCCGGATGCGGGTTCCCCACGCCGGTGAGGTGCTGCCTGACTTCCTGCGGGTGGCGGAGGCGGCGGGAGTGGAGATCGCTTCCGCCGAGACAGCCCGCCCCACCCTGGACGACGTGTTCCTCACCCTCACTGGCCGCAGCCTGCGCGAGAGCGAGCAGGAGGGCGGCGACGCGTGA
- a CDS encoding class I SAM-dependent methyltransferase produces the protein MITVDFTLFPVGPGNRVLDLGCGGGRHAFEVYRRGADVVAFDQNENDLADVATMFAAMRAEGEAPAGTEAETVKGDALDMPFDDGMFDRVIAAEIFEHIPHDTLGMKELYRVLKPGGIAAVTVPSWLPERVCWALSEDYHTNEGGHIRIYTRAELEAKLKATGFQIGPHHHAHALHAPYWWIKCAVGTDNNDHPLAKAYHKLLVWDMMEAPAVTRVSERLLNPVIGKSVVVYLRKPLDTEREREFDGRSTRADAAPGATIRDTV, from the coding sequence CTGATCACCGTCGACTTCACCCTGTTCCCCGTCGGACCGGGGAACCGCGTCCTCGACCTCGGCTGCGGTGGCGGCCGACACGCGTTCGAGGTCTACCGCCGCGGCGCCGACGTCGTGGCCTTCGACCAGAACGAGAACGATCTCGCCGACGTCGCCACCATGTTCGCCGCCATGCGCGCCGAGGGCGAGGCCCCCGCCGGGACGGAGGCCGAGACGGTCAAGGGCGACGCGCTCGACATGCCGTTCGACGACGGCATGTTCGACCGGGTCATCGCCGCCGAGATCTTCGAGCACATCCCGCACGACACGCTCGGCATGAAGGAGCTCTACCGGGTGCTCAAACCCGGCGGGATCGCCGCTGTCACCGTGCCCAGCTGGTTGCCCGAGCGCGTCTGCTGGGCGCTGTCCGAGGACTACCACACCAACGAGGGCGGGCACATCCGCATCTACACCCGTGCCGAGCTGGAGGCCAAGCTCAAGGCCACCGGTTTCCAGATCGGCCCGCACCACCACGCACACGCGCTGCACGCGCCCTACTGGTGGATCAAGTGCGCTGTTGGCACCGACAACAACGACCATCCGCTGGCCAAGGCGTACCACAAGCTCCTGGTCTGGGACATGATGGAGGCTCCGGCTGTCACCCGCGTCTCCGAGCGCCTGCTCAACCCGGTCATCGGCAAGAGCGTCGTCGTGTACCTGCGCAAGCCGCTCGACACCGAGCGCGAGCGCGAGTTCGACGGCCGCTCCACCCGGGCCGACGCGGCGCCCGGCGCGACGATTCGGGACACCGTATGA
- a CDS encoding SDR family NAD(P)-dependent oxidoreductase — protein MSTTGPTDPCPTPSHQPTTAHLPTTPRPPTDPHLPTDPHLPTDPNRADRADRSHRPGQDAPDTSLDGRVAVITGAGQGLGRAHAQALAALGARLVLNDLGTDVEEVAAEIRAEGGQATALTGDIADIGHGQELVTAAVEGYGRLDILVNNAGITRDRMLFNMSEEEWDAVVRVHLKGHFSASRAAASHWRDQSKSEGGPVYGRILNTASESFLLGSPGQPNYAAAKAGIAALTTTAAQGLGRYGVTANAICPRARTAMTSDVFGPAPDAGPDPLAPKHVAPLVAYLASPAAAHVSGQVFVVHGGVIGVMSPPSVSGTLRADGCWSSAEQVARAFAEAALPAHGFVATDVLELT, from the coding sequence ATGAGCACGACCGGACCCACCGACCCCTGTCCCACGCCGTCCCACCAGCCCACCACCGCACACCTGCCGACGACCCCACGCCCGCCGACCGACCCGCACCTGCCAACTGACCCACACCTGCCAACTGACCCAAACCGGGCCGACCGGGCCGACCGGTCCCACCGGCCGGGGCAGGACGCTCCGGACACCAGCCTCGACGGCCGGGTCGCCGTCATCACCGGTGCCGGGCAAGGCCTGGGCCGCGCCCACGCTCAGGCACTGGCCGCACTCGGCGCGCGGCTCGTCCTCAACGACCTCGGCACAGACGTGGAAGAGGTCGCGGCCGAGATCCGGGCGGAGGGAGGGCAGGCCACGGCGCTCACCGGCGACATCGCCGACATCGGGCACGGCCAGGAGCTGGTCACCGCCGCCGTCGAGGGGTACGGGCGGCTCGACATCCTGGTGAACAACGCCGGGATCACCCGAGACCGGATGCTGTTCAACATGTCCGAGGAGGAGTGGGACGCGGTCGTCCGGGTCCATCTCAAGGGCCACTTCAGCGCATCGCGCGCCGCCGCCTCCCACTGGCGGGACCAGTCCAAGAGCGAAGGCGGCCCGGTCTATGGCCGGATCCTCAACACCGCCTCGGAGTCCTTCCTCCTCGGCTCGCCGGGCCAGCCCAACTACGCGGCCGCCAAGGCCGGAATCGCGGCCCTGACCACCACTGCGGCGCAGGGGCTCGGCCGCTACGGCGTCACCGCCAACGCGATCTGCCCCCGCGCCCGCACCGCGATGACGTCCGACGTGTTCGGCCCCGCTCCCGACGCGGGACCGGACCCGCTGGCCCCCAAGCACGTCGCGCCACTGGTGGCCTACCTCGCCTCCCCCGCCGCCGCACACGTGAGCGGACAGGTGTTCGTCGTGCATGGCGGGGTCATCGGCGTCATGTCCCCGCCCTCGGTCTCCGGAACCCTGCGCGCCGACGGCTGCTGGTCCTCGGCCGAACAGGTGGCGCGGGCCTTCGCTGAAGCCGCGCTCCCCGCTCATGGCTTCGTCGCCACCGACGTGCTGGAGCTGACGTGA